From a region of the Cucumis sativus cultivar 9930 chromosome 6, Cucumber_9930_V3, whole genome shotgun sequence genome:
- the LOC101221211 gene encoding uncharacterized protein LOC101221211 encodes MIPLLRASEKLPIMATVRLFATLPKKLLLLLMALIVVVHSEAANTNNVYQPCADTKIQRSDGFTFGIAFSSRDSFFANQSHQLSPCDRRLSLASLNSQLAVFRPRVDQISLLSINTSDFFPDAFGGYMVAFAGRKYAARSQPAFVANSTFIVTSFTLVLEFQKGRLQNLYWKRDGCASCSGKSRSSYVCLNNQDCAIRTSSCRNRGGNVDCSLGIQLTFSGTDKHLSALNSWYEVKNLRQYSLYNVYSNLRDSLTGQYNRFF; translated from the exons ATGATTCCTCTTCTAAGGGCCTCCGAAAAGCTTCCAATAATGGCGACGGTGAGACTCTTCGCAACACTGCCGAAGAAGCTTCTGCTGTTGCTAATGGCGCTGATAGTTGTTGTTCACTCTGAAGCTGCAAATACCAACAATGTATACCAACCTTGTGCGGATACTAAGATTCAGAGATCCGATGGATTCACCTTCGGAATCGCATTCTCTTCCCGAGACTCATTCTTCGCTAACCAGTCTCATCAGCTCTCTCCCTGTGACCGTCGTCTTTCTCTTGCTTCGCTTAACTCACAGCTCGCAGTTTTTCGACCTAGAGTAGACCAGATCTCACTTCTCTCCATCAATACTTCCGATTTCTTTCCG GATGCTTTTGGTGGTTACATGGTGGCTTTTGCTGGAAGAAAGTACGCTGCAAGGTCTCAGCCTGCATTTGTTGCTAATAGCACATTCATAGTGACGAGTTTCACCTTG GTACTTGAGTTTCAAAAGGGCAGGCTGCAGAACTTGTACTGGAAACGAGATGGATGTGCTTCATGCTCAGGTAAGTCGAGATCTAGTTATGTCTGCCTTAATAATCAGGATTGTGCGATCAGAACATCGAGTTGTAGAAACCGAGGGGGCAATGTGGATTGTAGTCTGGGAATACAGCTTACGTTTTCAGGCACGGATAAGCATCTTTCAGCACTGAACTCCTGGTATGAAGTAAAAAATCTTCGACAATATTCCCTCTACAATGTGTATTCAAATCTCAGGGATTCTCTTACTGGCCAGTACAACAGGTTCTTCTAA
- the LOC101221446 gene encoding probable receptor-like protein kinase At1g49730 has product MWQSSLCRRRSFIFIEFPPARLLSFACPMDPWIHRFRHRLLAWFHRSRSVPILYVRRFSYKEIKRATGGFNRVVYTNPRSAAYNAKFQDGRVALVKEQRALNDNLFYTEVQLLGRLHHRHLLTLRGFSTAGHKRLLVFDEIGNGSLRDLLNDPLRTPLNWRMRLQIAAGVAAALEYLLLFTHPPMCHVSISSSTIMLDENFTAKISDVGFLCSPVNITGYSDATKSDDFVDEKSGNIIYQLGVLILELITGQSSDGTGADLIKWIQGTNFARSMNKMIDPDLGNSFDYKDVRNLLSVAKLCIKSREKPRFSIAQIFRYLQSKVDLSSY; this is encoded by the exons ATGTGGCAATCTTCATTATGCCGGAGAAGAAGTTTCATCTTTATTGAATTCCCCCCCGCCAGGCTTCTCTCTTTTGCCTGTCCCATGGATCCCTGGATTCACAGGTTCAGGCATCGTCTCCTCGCTTGGTTTCACCGATCTCGTTCTG TGCCCATATTATACGTGAGGCGTTTTTCCTACAAGGAAATAAAAAGGGCAACTGGTGGGTTCAATAGAGTCGTGTACACCAATCCTCGGAGTGCTGCTTATAATGCTAAATTTCAAGATGGCAGAGTTGCATTGGTAAAAGAACAGAGAGCTTTGAATGACAATCTTTTTTATACGGAAGTTCAGCTCCTTGGACGCTTGCACCATCGCCATCTTCTTACACTGCGAGGCTTCTCCACGGCAGGCCATAAGAG ATTGCTCGTGTTTGACGAGATTGGAAATGGAAGCTTGAGGGATCTTCTTAATG ATCCTCTCAGGACTCCCTTGAATTGGAGGATGAGGCTACAGATAGCCGCAGGTGTGGCTGCTGCACTG GAATACTTGCTTCTTTTCACCCATCCCCCGATGTGTCACGTATCAATTAGCTCAAGCACTATTATGCTAGACGAAAATTTCACTGCAAAG ATATCTGATGTTGGCTTTCTATGCTCCCCCGTAAACATCACTGGCTATTCAGATGCAACAAAGTCAGATG ATTTTGTGGATGAAAAAAGCGGAAACATCATTTACCAACTTGGAGTGTTGATCCTGGAACTGATAACTGGACAATCATCAGATGGAACAGGGGCTGATCTAATCAAGTGGATCCAAGGGACAAATTTTGCAAGATCAATGAACAAGATGATCGATCCTGATCTCGGGAATAGTTTCGACTACAAAGATGTGAGGAACCTTCTATCAGTAGCAAAATTGTGTATAAAGTCAAGAGAAAAGCCAAGATTCTCGATTGCTCAGATTTTCCGGTATCTGCAGAGTAAAGTAGATTTGTCTAGCTACTAG